From the Polaribacter gangjinensis genome, the window CGTTTCTATTGTTACATTCTTGGTGTTTCTCTCCAATTTAGAGATTTGTGATTTTTGAACTCCAATTAATTCTCCAAGTTGTTCTTGAGTTAAATTCCGTTCTTTTCGAACAGATTTTATGATATCTCCAAGTACTTCCATTCGCAATTCAAATTCGTATTTGTCACGTTCTGGTGTTCCAATTTTTCCAATGTCCTTGTCCTTCATCTGGTCAAGTGTCATCATTTTCAAGTTTTTATACTTTGTTGCCATCATTTTAAGTTTATTCATTAAAATATTCAGCTTTAATTTTCAATGCTTTCTCAATTTCAGATTTCGGAACTTTACTCACTTTTTTAACCATTCCGTGTGTCGAAAGCACAAGTGTTTCTGTTTTATCCGTTTTGTCCCAAAAGGCAAATAGTCTGTATTGAATTCCCTGATATAGAGTTCTAAATTCCCAAATATCGTCAGTTAGTTTCTTAAAAAGCTTTGGGTCATTTTCTAATTTAGCTTTATCTAAATTATAGTAGATTTTTATTTTAGCTTTTGCATCTAGTTTTGACATAAACTCAATAGCTTGTTCAAGAAAAACTATTTCGAATTTTGGTTTCATTCAGTTTTATTGTCGCTTAACTATGGCAAAGATAACAAAAAAGTTGAATTATATGGAAACATTTTGTTGCTTCCCTTCATTTCTGGCAACTATGTTATATCTGTAAAATATCGACTTTGAAACAATTGCTGATATCAAAAGGGTTTTGAAAACCTTGCAGGTATTAAATTTCGGAATTGAAACCAAGAAGGAGTCATATACTAAGCTTACATTTCCGATTCTAATTTTGCCAATTCTTTGTAGTTTCTGTTGAGTTTTTTCAACAAGATGCCATACAATAGTTGGTAAAATAGCCAGAATAGCCCAAGGAAAATAACGGTAGCAATCAGCATTAAGAAAACCACTAACAAAATTTGTTTGTTATTCAATCCGTCTATATTGATGTTGATAGTAGCAATTGTTACTACAATCATACAAAGAGCTAAATAACTTAAATTGAAAAACACATAATTACGCACTGTTTTACGAGTTTGTAAGATTTTTTTCATCAATAATTTGGTAGAAGAAATGGTCGTAATTTTGATATAGTTTAAGTAAAACTGTGCTAAAAAATAGAATAAAATTGCATACGCTACAATTTGTGAATACAAAACAAAACTCTCTAAGCCCAAAGCTTCATATTGTTTGTAGGCTTCTTCCATATCCATAAAAAAATACAGAGAGTTCATAAAAATAAACTCTAAAATACCGATCATAAAAATCCATTTTACAATCGAAGAAGATTTGGCATGCGCCATTTTGTAAATCTCTTGCGTAGAGAATTTACAGGGCATCTCCACCTGTTTGCTCCAAGTTTCTTTATATTTATCTAATAAATCCATTTTATGGGTTTAAAATTGCTTTTAACTTTTCTTTTGCTCTATTCATTTTCACACGCGCATTTACATTTGATATCCCTAATGTTTCTGCAATTTCATGGAAAGGTTTGTCTTCTAAATACAAGAAAATCAATGCTTTGTCAATATCATTTAACTGATGGATGGCTTTGTATAAAGCTTCTAATTGTTTTTCTTCGGTATCATCGTATTCAACAGAAGAAATTTTAAAAGCCACCTCACTAAAATCATCAGTTTTCAGCGTTCTTGTTGATTTTCTGTACAAAGAAATTGCCGTATTTAGGGCAACTCGATACATCCAAGTGCTAAATTTAGCCTCACCACGGAATTTGGAATAGTTTTTCCAAA encodes:
- a CDS encoding helix-turn-helix domain-containing protein, giving the protein MATKYKNLKMMTLDQMKDKDIGKIGTPERDKYEFELRMEVLGDIIKSVRKERNLTQEQLGELIGVQKSQISKLERNTKNVTIETILKVFQALKANVRFSVEMNESEFNVV
- a CDS encoding RNA polymerase sigma factor, producing the protein MQNDLEAEFLSDFEQNQNIAHKICRMYTTDQESHNDLFQEITIQLWKNYSKFRGEAKFSTWMYRVALNTAISLYRKSTRTLKTDDFSEVAFKISSVEYDDTEEKQLEALYKAIHQLNDIDKALIFLYLEDKPFHEIAETLGISNVNARVKMNRAKEKLKAILNP
- a CDS encoding type II toxin-antitoxin system RelE/ParE family toxin; the encoded protein is MKPKFEIVFLEQAIEFMSKLDAKAKIKIYYNLDKAKLENDPKLFKKLTDDIWEFRTLYQGIQYRLFAFWDKTDKTETLVLSTHGMVKKVSKVPKSEIEKALKIKAEYFNE